AGCGGAATTAATTGAAGGAATTGTTTATATGGCATCTCCCTTGAGAATTACCCAACATGGTGAACCCCACGCGCATATTATGTTATGGTTGGGTTTTTATAAAGCTTTTACCCCCTATCTGCAATTAGGGGATAATTGCACCGTGAGATTAGATATTGATAACGAACCCCAACCGGATGCCCTATTAAGAATTGATAAGGGAGGACAATCGACAATTAGTCAAGATGATTATGTAGAAGGCGCGCCGGAATTAATTGTCGAAATTGCCGCTTCCAGTGCTTCCTACGATGTTCATCAAAAATTAAATGTTTACCGTCGCAATCAAGTCCAAGAATATCTAGTCTGGCGGTTTTATGAACAAGAAATTGATTGGTTTCGGCTACAGGCAGGAGAATATATTCAACTAGAACCCCATAGTGATGCCATAATGCGCTCCCAAATCTTCCCCGGTTTATGGCTGGATAAAAACGCTTTATTAATGGGCGACTTAGGAAAAGTTTTAGTTATTTTGCAGCGGGGGTTAGAGACAACAGAACATCGAGATTTTGTCAATAAATTAACTGCCAATCACAGCTAAATTTTAAAATTAGACAATTATTCTTGCTCCCCTCTCCTAAGTAGATAGGTGTTAAAAATTGTCACATCCCCCTTATTAAGGCGGGATTAAGGGGGCAGGGGAGGATCGAAACCAAAATCTATCTTCAATTTAATTGAAACCACTTACTTAATACCATGTATGACACACTTTTTGAAAAATGGTATAAGCCAACACAGATTTAGACATTTTAAACCAGTGAAAAGCCACCCTTGATAAGGGGCTTTGATCCTCCCAACCCCGGCTGCCGCAAATACGGCGGCGAGGATGTTAGGTCTTACTCCACTCGATTAAAGCGCTAGTCAATCCTTCTAGGGTGTATTCTTGCGCCTCGATATCAACACGACCAAATAACTCTTGACAGGTTTTTGAAGTTTGCGGACCAATAGAAGCCAGACAAACTTTTTCTAAGAGGGAATTAACCGATAATTCTGCCGTTTCTTGTCGCAATAACTGATAAAAATTCTGGACGGTTTTGGAACTGGCAAAGGTGACTATATCGACTTTCCCATCTCGAAACGCTTCCCAGATGCCACTATCCATGCGTGCCGGACATCCGGAATAATATGCGGCCACTTCCGTCACCTGACCGGCTTTGGCCGTTAATTCCTTAACTAATATCTCTCTGCCTCCCGTTTCCACGCGAGGAAAGAGGAATTTTTGCCCCCTAATCGGGTCGGGAAACTCGTTTACCAAGGCATCGGCGACAAAATCCCCCGGGATAAAATCCGCTTTTAATCCCCGTGAGTGCAAAACTTGGCTGGTTTTTTTGCCCACCACGGCGATTTTTACGGTCGCTAAAGCCCTAGCATCTTTTCCCCAAAATGTCAAGCGATCGAAGAAAAAATTAACAGCATTGGCAGAAGTTAAAATCAGCCAATCAAACTCTTTTAACTGAGCGATGGCATCGTCTAAACCTTGCCAACTGTCGGGGGGACGAATCTCTAAAGCGGGCATTTCCAGGACTTCTGCGCCTTGATTTTGCAAAATTTCGCTAAATTGACTCGTTTGCTCGGCGGCACGGGTAATAACAATAGTTTTACCGCCTAGGGGTGGGGGAGAAGACATAATCGCCAGATCCACAACTTGACCAATGACCATAATAGAGGGTGAGAGGGACACCCCGGCGGTTTGAGCGAGAATATTTTCTAAAGTGCCGCGCCAAATTTTTTGATCCTTGCGTCCCGCCTGACGGATAATAGCGATCGAGTCGTCAATATTCCGCCCATTTTGGTATAATTTCTCGATAATTTGCCCTAAAGACTGACCGGCCATCAATAGCACAAGTGTATCAATTTTAGCTAAGGCTGACCAATCGAGAGACTCGGTATCGTGAGCGCTCAAGACCGCAAAACAGCGACTAATATCCTTTTCGGTCAGGGGAATTCCGGCCAATAAAGGAGCGGCTAAAGCGGAGGAAATACCGGTTATCAGTTCAAAATCACAGCCAGCCTGCTTTAAGGCTAACATTTCAGGATATACTCGCCCAAAAACCCCCGGATCACCACTTTTAAGCCGAATAACTCGTTTTCCCTCTTGACAATAATTAACCAGTATCCGATTAATCTGATTCTGCTCGGCCCCGGGTTGTCCCCCCCGTTTGCCTACATCGACTAAAACACAGGTTTTTGGCACTAGGGAGAAGATTTGACTATCCACTAGGGCATCGTACAGCAAAACCTCGGCCGTGGCTAAAATTGCTCGCGCTTGCAGGGTGAGAAAACTGCTCTGACCGATTCCCGCACCGAGAAGATAAACTTTACCCCGGGGATGGACGACTGCTGACATAATCGCAAATTTGGGTTTAATCTTTAATCTAGCACTGGAGAAGATACAAATTACTAGCGCAACAAGGGCAGCAGTAAAGTGACGAAATAATATACTAGGGGAGCGGTGAACACATAACTATCAGTGCGATCGAGTATACCACCGTGACCGGGGATTAACTGCCCGGAATCCTTGACCCCGGCATCGCGTTTCATCATCGATTCGGTCAAATCGCCCAATAAACTGACAATACCAATTAATAAGCCTAAAATTAAGCCCGTCAGCTGCCAATAGGGCCAATCTAAATACCAAGCACCCAAATCGGCCACCGCTATACTGCCTAAAATGCCAAAAAAGGAACCTTCCACGGTTTTTTTGGGACTAATCAGCGATAAAATGGTTTTCCCTAACCATTTTCCCATGATATAGGCTCCGATATCGGCGGCCCAAATGCAACCGAAAGCTAGAAAAGTCACCGTCAAAGCGGCCGGGAATAATTTCGGTTCCATCCAGGATTCCGGCCAATATCCCATCAGGGGTAAGTTACTGGCCATAGCCACGGGACCACTTTCGGGAGAAAAACCGACGCGTAAACGAATCCAATAACTGGGTAAGTAACCACCGTAAAACAGACCGAGAATTGAGGTGGAAATATCGGCAATTGTCGCCATTTTTGGCTGAAAGAGCAGATAAAAACAAATTAACGCCCCAGCCAGGGGAAACATGGCATCGGTGAGGGGGGCTGCCATAGTTGCCGTCAGCAGTAATAATTGTGAAACTACAAGAGTGGTTTTAGCGGCCGGTTCAATGCCTTTAGCGCGAACTAAGCGAAAATACTCTAATTGTCCCAAAAAGACGATAACACCGATGCCGAGGGTGAAATACCAACCCCCAACGATAATAATTCCCAGTGCGAAGGCAATAGCAAAAATAGCGCTGACAATGCGTGGCCAAGGCATGGTTAATCCAGAGAAGTTAGGCGGCATTGTCATAATTATATAGATTAAGAAAACTTTATGGAAGGTTATCCACAATTAAAGTTTATCGCCGCTCAGGATAAACATGGGATCAACGGCGGCAAAAACTTGGTGAATACCCCTAGTTTCTAGGCGATTTACTGCCGCTTGGACAATCTCGATATTACGCGCCTGTAAATTAGAAAAGCCTTCGGAAAATTGATAGAGGGTTTCTAAATTATTGGCCGTAGCCACGATGCGGCCGTTGGGTTTCAGGTATTGCCACACTTCTTGCAGAACCGATTTAATCGGTTTGCCGCCCTCGATACAGACGCGATCGGGTGCGAGGGATATATTGGGCAGACAATCGGGTGCGCTGCCTTCAAAAACCGTAACATTTTTTACCCCAAAGCGATCGCAATTACGGCGGATTAAACTGGCCACTTCTTCATCCCTTTCAATAGCAATAATCGGACTATTGGGGCATAATAAGCCAATTTCAACGGGAATAGTGCCGGTTCCTGCGCCTATATCCCAGAAAACCCCCCCATCACCTAACCGCAAAGCGGAAATCATCAATAATCTCACCTCGCGTTTACTCAGGGGAATCCCGGGCAAACGTTCAAACAATTCATCGGGAATACCGGGGGTTTTATATAACCAAGTCATGGGGAATCAATTATCGAGAAGCTTCACTAGCAAGCATTATTATATAAGTCTGTCAAATTTTCTTTATTAAGTAAACAGGGACTTTTCTCGGCATAAAACCCTGATTATAGCTCTAAAAAGCTATTGTCTGTCAATAAGCTAAGACGTATTTTAACCCCCGATCCTTAGATTAGGTCAATCTCTCCCAATCCTTTTACTGTTGCAAGACTGCCACAGTCCCTCATCTCAACAAGCAATTTAAATAGGCGGGCAGCTGATCTTAATGATGAGATAGGAAGTTTTTGTTTTGGTGGGTCAGTCCTCCGTCGTCAACACCAAATTACGTTACACTTCATCTTTATGAGAAAGGCCGTCATGATCCTTTTTCTTAAGCATAGATTTTCCTAATCAATTTCTTTGGGTATTGTCTATCAAATGTTACTAAATACTCTGGCTATTCAACCTTCTTAGCATCTGTCAGCCAAAAACCATAGACTAACTCCTGTTTGAGCAACTATAACTCTATCATGTCTAATATCTATCGTCTTGCCCAGGGCCATTTAAACCTATTGGAAACCTGTCCACCGAGATTTCAAAAAGTCTATCTAGAGCAACTTAACACACCGGCTGACCCCGGGCAATTGCAGCGGCAAGAATGGGGCAGTCAGTTTCACCTATTATTACAGCAGCGGGAATTAGGGCTGCCGATCACGTCCCTATTACGCGAAAATGAACAGTTAGAACATTGTTTAACGGCCCTATTAAAGGCCGCCCCGGCAATTGCCCAAAATCCGGGAGAAGCTAATCGAGAAGCAGAACATTGTCGCAGTTTAACTGTGGGTAATTATTTATTAACGGTTATCTATGATTTAATTTTACTAGAGAGCGATCGAGCGGTAATTTTTGACTGGAAAACCTACTTAAAACCTATCGATGCCGACAAACTAGCCAAAAATTGGCAGACGAGACTTTATCTGTATGTTTTGGCAGAAACTTCTGCTTATCCTCTTGATAGTTTATCGATGACCTATTGGTTTGTGCAGTTACCCCGCAGCCCCGAACAAATTACTTTTAACTATAATCGCAAACTACACCAACGGACAGGACGGGATTTACGCCGTTTATTGAAGGATCTCGATCTCTATCTATCAGCATACCAAAATGATTTAGTCGATTTTCCCCATCGTCCCGATTGTCAGCTTCATTGTCCCTATTATCTTAGACAAGAGCGATCGGGCCAAATAGACTTACCCTCGATCGAGGATATCCCTGAAATCAATCCTTTTGTCTAATTATTGCCAATTTTGTCAGTATTCTCAATTCAGAATTCTGAAGATTATTTTTATTTATTCTCCCTTCTCCCCCTCTCCCCCTCCCTTCTCCCCAATTCATAATTCATACTTTGTGCTTTTTGTCAAAACAACTTTTTCTTTGTAATAAAACTAAACAAAAAAAAGATCATCGTTGTGGGTGAAATTGACTAATTTACCCGTCTTAATTAGGATTACCTTGTAGGTGTGGCAAGGGTTTCAACCCTTGCCACCCAAAAAAGCACAGAATAACCCACTATGAAATTCTATCAAATCGCTGTAACCATTGTAAAATCGTTGTTAAATAAAAATCTTTCTCAATTAATTCTTAAGAATTTATAAATATTGCGGAATGTTAATTTAAATATTCTCAAGTTTTTTGGGTCAATATATAACTTTTGCTTATCTTTGGCAAACATTGGGTTAGAAGTCAGAAGTCGGGAGTCAGAAGTCAGTATTCAGGAAACAGGAGATTATTTTTATGTATTCTTCCCACACCCCACACCCCACACCCCACACCCCACACCCCACTTTCCCACTCTCGACAATTCCCCTTCTCTGCCGCGTTAACCATGGTCGATAATAACAAAAGACAGATCGATCGCTTGCGCTCATGACCGGCAACCACTACCAAACCTTAGAAATTAGCCATAAATCGACCCCTGAGGAGATTAAACGGGCTTATCGGCGTTTAGCCAGACAATTCCATCCCGATAGTCAAAACGATAGTGCCAGTCACGATAAAATCGTCGCTATTAACGCCGCCTACGAGATTTTAAGCGATCCGAGACTAAGAAAGGACTACGATAACCAACTAATCGCCAATTCTCCCGAAAAACGCGCCCAACGCACCGCCACCGCCCAAGCAAATTATCATCGTTACAAAGAAACGGTCCAGGAAGACGAGGCCCTAGTCAAACAGTGGTATAACCAGACCTATAGCCCGATTAATCGCCTGATCGGTCAAATTATCCGGCCCCTCAAAGGTCAGATCGATCACCTATCCGCGGATCCCTTCGATGATCGGTTAATGGCTGTTTTTCAAGACTATCTAGAAACCTGTCGCCAAAATCTCGATCGAGCCAAAACCCTCTTTTCCCAACGGCCTAATCCTGCCAAAATGGCTAAAGTGGCCGCTTCTCTCTACTACTGTCTCAATCATCTCACTGACGGACTAGAAGAATTAGAAACCTTTACCCTTAACTACGATGATCGCTCTCTCCACACTGGTCAAGAAATGTTTCGTATGGCCCAGCGTTTACAGGTAGAAGCTAAACAGATAGCCAGTCAGTGCCAAAATTAAATCTCTAGCCATGGGCAAAAAAAAAGACGAAAATAGATCAGGACTAGATTTACCCAATCCCTAGCTTAACCCCGATGAGAGACAAACAATCAGAAATTACCAATATATCCACCCCTAGAGATTCTGATCTTTATTCCTTGCCTCCCGCCGTCCAACGGGCTGCTAATATCCTTTTACGTCAGGGAAGAATCGGTTTTTGGACGCAGATTGTCCTAGGCGTAATTTCAGGGGTTTTATTACTCATTGCTACCGCTAGTTTATTAGGGACGAGACAACGCACTTCCGGTATTGAAATCGGTGTTTTATGTGCCATTGGTGGGGCTGGTT
This portion of the Microcystis aeruginosa NIES-2549 genome encodes:
- the cobA gene encoding uroporphyrinogen-III C-methyltransferase, giving the protein MSAVVHPRGKVYLLGAGIGQSSFLTLQARAILATAEVLLYDALVDSQIFSLVPKTCVLVDVGKRGGQPGAEQNQINRILVNYCQEGKRVIRLKSGDPGVFGRVYPEMLALKQAGCDFELITGISSALAAPLLAGIPLTEKDISRCFAVLSAHDTESLDWSALAKIDTLVLLMAGQSLGQIIEKLYQNGRNIDDSIAIIRQAGRKDQKIWRGTLENILAQTAGVSLSPSIMVIGQVVDLAIMSSPPPLGGKTIVITRAAEQTSQFSEILQNQGAEVLEMPALEIRPPDSWQGLDDAIAQLKEFDWLILTSANAVNFFFDRLTFWGKDARALATVKIAVVGKKTSQVLHSRGLKADFIPGDFVADALVNEFPDPIRGQKFLFPRVETGGREILVKELTAKAGQVTEVAAYYSGCPARMDSGIWEAFRDGKVDIVTFASSKTVQNFYQLLRQETAELSVNSLLEKVCLASIGPQTSKTCQELFGRVDIEAQEYTLEGLTSALIEWSKT
- a CDS encoding phosphatidate cytidylyltransferase produces the protein MTMPPNFSGLTMPWPRIVSAIFAIAFALGIIIVGGWYFTLGIGVIVFLGQLEYFRLVRAKGIEPAAKTTLVVSQLLLLTATMAAPLTDAMFPLAGALICFYLLFQPKMATIADISTSILGLFYGGYLPSYWIRLRVGFSPESGPVAMASNLPLMGYWPESWMEPKLFPAALTVTFLAFGCIWAADIGAYIMGKWLGKTILSLISPKKTVEGSFFGILGSIAVADLGAWYLDWPYWQLTGLILGLLIGIVSLLGDLTESMMKRDAGVKDSGQLIPGHGGILDRTDSYVFTAPLVYYFVTLLLPLLR
- a CDS encoding Uma2 family endonuclease gives rise to the protein MTTTPVIADSLTIPPLENGDKLTRWEFERRYQGMPHLKKAELIEGIVYMASPLRITQHGEPHAHIMLWLGFYKAFTPYLQLGDNCTVRLDIDNEPQPDALLRIDKGGQSTISQDDYVEGAPELIVEIAASSASYDVHQKLNVYRRNQVQEYLVWRFYEQEIDWFRLQAGEYIQLEPHSDAIMRSQIFPGLWLDKNALLMGDLGKVLVILQRGLETTEHRDFVNKLTANHS
- a CDS encoding J domain-containing protein codes for the protein MTGNHYQTLEISHKSTPEEIKRAYRRLARQFHPDSQNDSASHDKIVAINAAYEILSDPRLRKDYDNQLIANSPEKRAQRTATAQANYHRYKETVQEDEALVKQWYNQTYSPINRLIGQIIRPLKGQIDHLSADPFDDRLMAVFQDYLETCRQNLDRAKTLFSQRPNPAKMAKVAASLYYCLNHLTDGLEELETFTLNYDDRSLHTGQEMFRMAQRLQVEAKQIASQCQN
- the cbiT gene encoding precorrin-6Y C5,15-methyltransferase subunit CbiT, whose translation is MTWLYKTPGIPDELFERLPGIPLSKREVRLLMISALRLGDGGVFWDIGAGTGTIPVEIGLLCPNSPIIAIERDEEVASLIRRNCDRFGVKNVTVFEGSAPDCLPNISLAPDRVCIEGGKPIKSVLQEVWQYLKPNGRIVATANNLETLYQFSEGFSNLQARNIEIVQAAVNRLETRGIHQVFAAVDPMFILSGDKL
- a CDS encoding PD-(D/E)XK nuclease family protein, producing the protein MSNIYRLAQGHLNLLETCPPRFQKVYLEQLNTPADPGQLQRQEWGSQFHLLLQQRELGLPITSLLRENEQLEHCLTALLKAAPAIAQNPGEANREAEHCRSLTVGNYLLTVIYDLILLESDRAVIFDWKTYLKPIDADKLAKNWQTRLYLYVLAETSAYPLDSLSMTYWFVQLPRSPEQITFNYNRKLHQRTGRDLRRLLKDLDLYLSAYQNDLVDFPHRPDCQLHCPYYLRQERSGQIDLPSIEDIPEINPFV